In Acidithiobacillus acidisediminis, the sequence ACTTTTTTTTAAAAAACGGTTATTCTTTTCAGCCAAATATAAGTGATTTTACCTTAGAAAAAATAGCAAATTTTGTTTACTCTTTATTGGTGCAATTAGATGTTCATTCTGGCCCGACACATACTGAAGTTATACTTGATTCCAACGGAGATGTGTTTTTAGTTGAGTCACATTGTAGGATGGCTGGAGGAGGTATTGCTGACCTTATTAATTTTGTTACCGGGATTGACTTATATGAAGTTTGGTTAGATTATTTAATTGATGGAAAATGTTTTAATGATCCTATTATTTACAAAAGAAAATACAGCACAAAAATAGTTAAAAAATACTTCTCTTTTAATCCTGGAATTATAAAGTTTATAGCCGGTATAAATAAATTTAAAATGCATAAAAATATTATAAGCTTAGAATTAAACCTTTCCGTCGGCGACGCTGTACCATTGCTTAGGTCGTCGCAAGACAGATATGGTTCTGTTACCGCTATTGGTAAGACGATAGAAGAAGCTTACGATACGGTAAATAATGTTATCGGATCGATCATCATAGATGTTGAGACCGGGATAAGTTTAAAAATTTGAATCATTGAAAATCTTATATTTTCAGAGTGAAAGTTTATTCCTTAACCTTATAAAATTTTATAATCATAGAAGCAGAATAAATAATTATTATTGCAGAAGATGAAATCAACATATTTCTTATTCCTAAATAAGATCCAATATATCCAGATAGCAAAAAGCCAATGGGAGACATTGCTACTGATGAGAATATAAAAAGAGATGTTACCTGTGCAACCATGTCATTACGGACTGTTCTTTGTATAGAGATATCTAAATAAAGGTCAATTACAGTTATTGCCATACCATAAATTATCCCTGCCACTATATACAACGGAATAGTTGATGAAAATGAAATTATTATTAACGGAACTGATAGCAATAAGATAAATAATTCGAGAAATGCTACAGGTCTATTAATTGTAAATCTTTTTATCACCAGGCTTCCAATTAGGGAGCCAATACCGCTGAAAGCTATAACGCTTCCCCAAGTAAGTGGTCCATTTGTTCTTCCAAGAAAAGTCGAAGGACCAAGAATTGTAAAGGGAGCAAAAGCAAGTATATTCAGTACTGAAAGCTGAATTAAAACATATTTAAGCCATTCGCTAGATCTAATTATTCTAATTGGATGCCTTACCTTAGATAAAAAATTTGATGAGGTTGAATCTTTTCTTTCTATATCGCTATCTACATGCATCATGGAATATAATGAAGAGCTCAAAAAATATGTAAAACCATCAATTATTATTATCAATCCTGGGTTAAAATATTCTATTAGTAACCCCGCAATTAAAGGCCCTGATATTCTCGCGATAGAAGAATAAATTCCAATGTATGAATTTACAGATTTTATATCATCTTTTCTTGCTATTAATGGTACCAATGCGCTTGCTGATGGTAAGAAGAAAGCTTCTCCAACACCAAAAACGAAAAATGAAAGTAACACCAAATATTGATTATATGATCCTGAAAAAATAGTGTAACCGATAATTAACTGTGAAACCCCGCGAGCAACTTCTGATCTAATTATTATAGTTATCTTTTTTGTTTTTCCACTCATTGCTGTTCCATATAAAAGGAAAAATATGAATGGTAGTGTTTTGCATGTAAAAGCTAAACCAAGATCAATCTTGCTTGATGTTACTGATAATATGCCAAATATAAATGCAATATTTGACATACTGCTTCCTAGTCTGGATATAAAATTGCTTGAAACCAAAAGTTTTACGTTAACGTTTTTCATTTTTGTAGTTTTGGTTTCATGATGGTGTAGTTCACCGTGAGCAGGGGTGGATAGTCGGTAGCATAAGTTGACGCCTATGCGACAAATAAAGCGACAAGCCTGCATTGTCCATGTTCCGCTTTTGGCAACCTCTATCCTGCAGGACACTTGTTAAGTCCCAAGGACACAGAGCCAGCTTTTCAATCTGTCTAGCTGTGCTCATGTTCATGCATCCTCCTCTTGGTATGGGCTTGTTCTTGGTAGAATACGTGAACAGAGTGCGCATGGTGAAGTGTTTTTTGGGGGCGGGCCCGCGGGGGGTGTGTCTGCAAGCGAAGCGCGCAGGGCTGTCGTTCATTTACCTGTCTCGTCCCGCTCGATGGCTTCCACATCCAAGCGTCCGTAATAAACCGTTTTTCCGTTTTGTGTTATGTAGTCAAAGTTGTTGGCGACGTTGGCTGCCACATCGATTGGTACGCAAGGTCCTGCTTGGATACCATCATTAGCTGGGCAATTTTGAACTATTCCATCAATACGAGTGCTGATAGCTGCTTCTTCTGCTTTGAGGCGCTTGAGCTTGCTCTCCACTTGTCGTAGATCTCGGGAATGCCACCAGACATCCACTTCTCCGGCAGCGTAAGATCCGATTCCAACGACCAGGAGTACTAATCCAGCCCAGATGGACCTTGACCATAAGGTCTTACCCAGATCGTTGCGGAAGGCATTGACCAATTTCTCTCCAGTTGAGGATACCAGTTCTGCGCTGGCAGCGGCGATTCTTCCTTTCGCAGCGATTTCGGCGTTTCTTGCAATCTCGTCAGCGGTTTCTTTCATTCGTTGCGGCAGTTCCGTGAACGTTCCGTAGTATATGTCGATGGTGACGAGGATGGGGAACATGGCGTCCCCTTGTGGTATGTCCAGGGCATGGGCAATTGCCTGGATTCTGTGTATCTGTTCCGGAGTTGGTTCATTACCAGTTATTTGTTTGATTGCCTCTCTTAGGTCAGCCATAGAGTACCTCAAATGCGGCATGCGCCGCTTCTCTGTATCTTCGCAGCGCAGATCGTTCGGCGATCTTCAACTTTTGATCGGCGTTACTCAGGGCAAGGCGTTCATCCACGATCTTGTCTGCCACCAGGTCGTTGAGTTCTGGAAACTCTATTGCCCCTGTTACTTTTGTTTTCAGTTTGCTTTCGTTGAACCGTAGAAACTTTTTTGCCTCCCCGAAGTAGGTGTTGATGATGACGTATGTTGCACTATACCCTTTGGTGTTTCTGATAAACTCATGGAGTAGTTCCAGGCTATCCCGTTGGCGATTGATTGGCCAGAGCATGATCACTTCTCTGTTCATTTCCTTTGCCACGTCAATGAGGATTCCGCCATGCTTTACCAATCCTGCGGTTGCCCTTGCTGCGGTATTTATCACGATACAGTGTTGGCTGTTTGCCTCTATGATTCCACCAAGCTTGATGTATCCTTCCTCGGTATCCATGTTGCAGATCTCACAGGGAACGATACCGCTGAGTGCCTTGTAGGTATCGGGATTACTGTCATCGCTTTCCACCAGGAGGACTTGCTCACCCCGTTCGAGCAGAGAATCTACCAGTGCCATGGAGACGGTGGATTTTCCTACACCGCCTTTCCCGCCACCGACCATGAAAATCTTGTTCATAGATCCTCCGTGTCTGGCTTCACTTCAAAAGATGCGTTGCTAGTGCTTTTCTGTTGTGCATTTAGACTGTTTTTGCTGTCAGTGTTTGTCTTTGTTTCTGTTTTCTTCTTCCTTGCCACTTTTGCTTTCTGCGATTGTGCTTTCTTTCCTTGCACGATTTCTGTGATCGTCTTTGGCAGGATACCGAACACATCCCCTTCCTTGAGGGCGGTAGCGATCTGCTTGCTCGTGTATCCTTTCTCCAGAAGCTTTTGAATGTCGCTCTTGATCGCCATGATCACGTCTGACTTGTTTCCCTTGCCGGAAAGTTCTCCCGGCTTTTGTGTCTGTTCCAGCCTGCTTAGTGCTGCCTTTGCTTTTTTGGCATATTCCTCAATGTCGTACATTCCTGATCCCTTCATTCGGTCGTTCCTATCTGTAGGATAATCCTGGCCATGATGGCTTGCAATAGTGCAAGAATTAGACTATTTTCATACTGACAAATCGTAAAACAGGATGGGACTTGTCATACATATGCGGAGCCTGTGTCTGCCAAGTCACGCCAAGACCGTTCGGCGCTACGCTTCTCACAGTCCGGATCATCCTGCAAGGGGCAAGCCCCTTGACCCCGGCCAGCGCGGCGCTATCGCTTTGCTGTCCCAGACATGGGGAGTATTGGAGGTGTGGATGCCATTTGCACAGCAAGGACCAGAGCCATTGGATGCCGTGGTCAATGTTCGCTTGACGGCGGCGGAAAAGGCCCGACTGAAAGAGGATGCCGACCTCGCGGGCGTGAGCATGTCGGAGTTGGTCCGCAGGCGTTACTTTGGCCGTCCGCTGATTGCCCATGCGGATGCCGTGATGATCAAGGAGTTGCGACGGATTGGTGGTCTCCTCAAGCATCTGCACAACGAGAGCCAAGGGGCGTATAGCCAGGAAACCGCCGCAGCGCTGACCGCCCTCAAACGGTACATCGAACAGTTGAGTGCGGAGCGTGCCTCATGATCGTCAAGAAGATCAGGAGCTATAAAGCGAAGAACAAGGCGGCGAGTATTCGCGCTTTGGTGGACTACATACGCGAACCTCACAACCGGAATCCCGCGGAGAAGGTGCTGTACGCTAACGGGCGTGGATTCTTTGGTGCGTCTCATGCTGCCCAGCGGGAAGAGATGCTTTCTCTGGCATCCGAGTCTGTACGGAGCCGAAATCCCGTCAACCATTACATCCTGAGTTGGCCGGAAGGCGAACAGCCCAGCCCGGAGCAGGTAGAGGAGGCCGTCAGCATTTTTCTCGATGAGCTGGTCCTCTCTGATCATCAGGTCATCTATGCGTTACATAAGGATACCGACAATATCCATCTGCATTTGGCCATCAACCGTGTGCATCCAGAGACGCTCAAGGTGATCGAGGTCAACAAGGGATTTGATATTGAGGCGGCGCATCGAGCCATTGCCCGCATCGAGCACGCCCAGGGTTGGCAACCAGAGCAAAATGCCCGGTATCAGGTGTTGGAGAATGGTGAACTTGGGCGGGAACATCGGGAACCAGACAGGCCACGCCAGCCCGCCCAGAAACGGCGGGACATGGAACACCGCACGGGTGAGAAATCTGCCGTGCGGATTGCCATCGAGGAAGCCGCGCAGATCCTCAAGCAAGCGCAAAGCTGGGAGCAGTTGCACCGAGAGCTTGCCGAAAAGGGGATGCGCTACGAAAAGATCGGTAGTGGGGCGACGGTGTTCGTTGGTGACATTGGTGTCAAGGCGAGTGACGTAGACCGTAACGCCAGTCTTGCCAAGATGCAGAAGCGGCTAGGTGAATACCAGCCTGCACCGCAGCGGCAGCCGGTAGCACAGCGGGAACCAGAGCCGATCAAAGATGTGCCGGGGTGGAAGGAATATATTACGGGACGAAAGGCTCACTATGAGCAGAAGAGTGCCGAAAAGATCAGAATGGATCGACAACAAGAGCGGGAACGTAATCAATTACGAGAACAGCAGAAGGCCCGGCGCGACGAACTTCTGCGCGGCAACTGGAAGGGCAAAGGCGAAGTGCTCAATGCCATGCGCAGCGTGATTGCCTCGGAACAGGCGGCAGAGAAGATTGCGTTACGGGAGAAACATCAGAAAGAACGCGAGCAGTGGAGAAAACGGTTTCGTCCCTATCCAGATTTTGAGCGATGGTTACAGATACAACAACGTCCTGATTTGGCCGAACAATGGCGGTATCGCGCAGCAGAACCGCAACGCATCGAGGGCGACCGAGACGAACCGCCGACGGTGCGGGATATTCGGGACTTTCAGGCGGAAATTGTGGGGACACAGGTGTATTACCGCCCCAAAGAAGATCGGGGCGGCGGGCGCGGGGGTGTGTCTTTTGTGGATCAGGGCAAGCGTATTGACATTTACGACTGGCGCAACCGCGATAGTGTACTTGCGGCATTGCAGCTCTCGGCCCAGAAGTGGGGGAGTTTCACCGTAACGGGAAATGACGAATACAAGGCCATGTGCGTGAAGTTGGCAGCTGAACATGGTTTCAAGATCACCAATCCAGAGTTGCAGGAACGCATCCAACAGGAGCGGCAGCGGATACAGGAAGAGAGGGCGCAGGCGATGAAAGCGGAGCAGCTCAAGCAGTTCGAGCGCTATGCCGAAGCCGTTGGCGCGGAGCGTTATCGTGTTACATCCATCAAGATGTACCCGGACGGCAAGAAGCAGACCTTCATTCTCGACAAAAAGGATGGCGTGACGCGGGGATTCACCTCGGAGGAGATTGCGCAACGGATGCCGGAGATGCTTCGTCTCCAACGTCGCGGCGAAAATTTGTACTACACGCCGTTATCGGACAAGAAACACCACATCCTCATCGATGACATGGACCGGGAGAAATTGGAGCGGCTGATTCATGACGGCTACCGGCCCGCTGTCGTACTGGAGTCCAGCCCGGGCAACTACCAGGCCATCATCACCGTGCCGAAGCTGGGGACGCCCCATGACAGGGACGTGGGCAATCGCTTGAGCGAGGCCTTGAACCGGGAGTACGGCGATCCGAAACTGTCGGGCGCCATTCACCCCCATCGAGCGCCGGGTTTTGAGAACCGCAAGCCCAAGCATCAGCGGGAGGACGGCAGCTATCCCGAAGTGCGGTTGCTCAAGGCCGAGCGTTGTGAATGTGCCAAGACGCTGGAGCTTGCCCGGCAGATCGACGCCGACTATCAACGGCAGGCACAGGAGCGGGCGCAGAAGGCCTTGGAACGAGCAGCGGTCGGGGATAGGGAAGTACAGCCTGACGCTCTCAAAATCGATTCTAGGGCCTCTAACGAGGCTGTAATGGCCTATCAGCGGCATTACCGAGATGTGGTCAAGCGACAAAGAGGCGGAGGCCTGGATCTCTCTCGCGTGGATTCCATGATTGCCGTGCGCATGCGCGTCACGGGTTTTGCGCAAAGCGCCATCGAGGGAGCGATTCGCCAATGTGCCCCCGGCATCCGCGAAAAGGAAGAGGGCCGGGACTGGGACGACTATGCCCAGCGCACTGCGCGTTATGCCTACAGCGTCGCCGGCGACCGGCAAGCCGCCGAACTGGAGAAGTACCGGCAGCAGTGGCTGAAACTGGAAGGTCGGCAGCCACAGCAGCAAAAAGAGCCCGTTAAGGTGCAGGAGATCGAGCGCGTCAGGTCGCCTGGTATGAGCCGCTAGTTGTTGTACTTCGATTGAGCTACAATCCAAATCGATTGATTTGGAGGTAGGAGATCATGGCTGCAAACGCATTTGTCCGGGCACGAATTGATGAATCGCTGAAAAACGAAGCTGCCGCCGTGCTGGCTGAAATGGGATTGACTGTTTCCGACGTGGTGCGCATTGCACTGACCAAGATTGCCAAAGAGAAGGCATTGCCATTTGAGATGCGCGTACCCAACGCGCTGACAGCGGCCACTCTGGAGAGAAGTGAACGCGGAGAAGATGTCCACCACGCCAAGGACGCTGAGGATCTGTTCAAGCAGTTGGGCATCTGATGCGACATCCCGAGTATTCCGGGCAGTTCAAGCGCGATGTGAAGCAGGCGCAGAAACGTGGAAAAGACATGGATAAGCTCAAGAAGTTGCTGGGCTTGCCCATCGAGGGGAAGCCGTTGCCCGCGGCTTATCTTGACCACCCCCTGAAAGGCGGTTGGATTGGCTTTCGGGATGCCCACATCGATCTAGATTGGTTGTTGATCTATAAGGTTTCCGGCGACGTGGTGCGTTTCGAGCGCACCGGACGGCATGCGGACTTGTTCGATGAATGAGGGCAGTATGGGGAAAATCGTGGAGAACAGCTTGGTGGCCCCTAGCTCGACGGGAAAGAGTTTTTGGGCGTTGCAAGCAGCCATGGCGGTCGCTTGTAGGGTTCCTGGCGGCGATCTTTTGGGCTTGGCCCCAAAGTAACACTGGGCGTGTAGTTTATCTTGCCGGGAAAGATCCTGAATCTGCCTTGATGCCGTGCCACGCAACGGGGAAAGCCGGCACAAGGAACACCCCTCCCCGCGCCCGCCTAGATGCCCTATGCCCTCATGGCCGTGACGCAGTCTCTGGGTGGTATAGGGCTTTTGGTTGGCGTCTTACTATTGACATGAAATGAAAAAACATTGTAAATGTAGTTTTTTAATATTAAAAAAGGTGTATTATGATCTTGACAATAGGAAATACCAAGGGGGGCGTAGGCAAAACGACTTTAGCTGTCAATCTTGCCATTGCCCGTGCTTTGCAGGGGCGGGACGTATGGCTCATAGACGGTGATCGTCAGGGTACCGCACAAACCGCCATCAATATCAGGGCCGAGTCCGGTAGCGAACCAAGCATTGCCTGTGCATCATATCCAGATGGATCAATGCTGCGTTCGCAAGTGCAGCATCAAGCAACCAAGTTTGACGATATTGTAATTGACGCTGGTGGGCGCGACTCGACCGCATTGCGCGCGGCACTGGTTCTCTCTGATGTCCTCTTGGTTCCTTTCCAACCGCGAAGCTACGATGTCTGGGCGCTCAATGACATCGCAGTGCTGGTGGACGAGGCACGTAGTGTGCGTGATGGTTTACGGGCTGTTGCGGTGCTGAACTGCGCTGACCCTGGTGAGAATTCGACTGATAATACTGAGGCTGCCGCCGCCGTTGCGGATGTTCCTCAATTCCAATACTTGCCGATACCCATCCGTCGTCGAAAAGCGTTTGCCAATGCAGCTGGAGCTGGATTGTCCGTGCTTGAAATCAGACCTACAGACAAAAAAGCAGCCGATGAAATAACAGCACTTGTAGAAGCATTGTTTTAATATTAAGATAATATCTTTTTGATATTCATGAGGTGCTGCGATGGCAATCACAAGACCGAAGCCAAAAGATCAATCAACGTCTGCTGATGCTTTCATTTCTGGTGCTCCAGACGCACAGCGTCCGCGTGGTGTTCGGAAGGGGAACAAACAACAAATTAGCCTGACGATTTCGCCAATGCTACTGCAAAAGGTAGACGAGCTGGCGGCGGAGTTGGGACAGTCACGAGCCGCTATCATCAACATGGCGGTATACCGTGCTGTTGAGCATGGTCTCATCATTGATGGGCTCGGCAAAAACGTGCCATGAAAAAAGTCGGAACAGTTGTGAATGAGCTGCTCAACCTTGATCCGAGGACGCAAACATCGACTGAGACACCTGTCTCAGGAAAAGAGGCATCTCCCAGGGGGAAAAGCAGTAAGCGTGACTCAAACTTGGTTGAAGCGAGTGCTAGAATTGCTATGTCTCCGCCGAGCGGAGATGACATGTCATTTACTCATGCTGTTCTCTGCCAAGTTGGGTTACCCAGATCGAAGGTGGAAGGTCGTGAGTTTCTGCGTCAATCTGGATCGGCATGGGTAAATGTGCAAGCAGGTGTCTTAGACGAGGGGAAGGGGCCTGTCTTACAGCCAGTTCCTTACGGAGCGATGCCTAGGTTGGCACTGACTTGGGTATCTACGTATGCAAAAAAACATAACACACGAGAAATTCACATTGGCGATAGTGCCGCTGAGTTTCTACGTATCATGGGTATGGACGACCAAGGCGCACGCTATGCAACTCTGCGGAAACAGATGCATGCGTTAGCTGCTTGTAGATTGCAGATTGGCTATATGGGACGCACCTACAATGGGCAGCCGGTAGAACAATTTGATGCTTGGGTGGCTGATAAAGGGCATCAGCAAAAAGCCTTTTGGCCGGGCGTCATGATGCTTTCTGAGAGTTACTTTCAGCAAATAAAAGAAAACGGCGTTCCA encodes:
- a CDS encoding AAA family ATPase, whose protein sequence is MILTIGNTKGGVGKTTLAVNLAIARALQGRDVWLIDGDRQGTAQTAINIRAESGSEPSIACASYPDGSMLRSQVQHQATKFDDIVIDAGGRDSTALRAALVLSDVLLVPFQPRSYDVWALNDIAVLVDEARSVRDGLRAVAVLNCADPGENSTDNTEAAAAVADVPQFQYLPIPIRRRKAFANAAGAGLSVLEIRPTDKKAADEITALVEALF
- a CDS encoding replication protein RepA gives rise to the protein MKKVGTVVNELLNLDPRTQTSTETPVSGKEASPRGKSSKRDSNLVEASARIAMSPPSGDDMSFTHAVLCQVGLPRSKVEGREFLRQSGSAWVNVQAGVLDEGKGPVLQPVPYGAMPRLALTWVSTYAKKHNTREIHIGDSAAEFLRIMGMDDQGARYATLRKQMHALAACRLQIGYMGRTYNGQPVEQFDAWVADKGHQQKAFWPGVMMLSESYFQQIKENGVPLDNRALLALKGSALALDVYTWLAHRLYRIDGRPLILHWKGLREQFAQEYKGKDPDKNFKKEFVPATKAALAVYPKAKVKFVPGGLMLMSSPPPIPQRDD
- a CDS encoding plasmid mobilization protein, with translation MPFAQQGPEPLDAVVNVRLTAAEKARLKEDADLAGVSMSELVRRRYFGRPLIAHADAVMIKELRRIGGLLKHLHNESQGAYSQETAAALTALKRYIEQLSAERAS
- a CDS encoding type II toxin-antitoxin system RelE/ParE family toxin yields the protein MRHPEYSGQFKRDVKQAQKRGKDMDKLKKLLGLPIEGKPLPAAYLDHPLKGGWIGFRDAHIDLDWLLIYKVSGDVVRFERTGRHADLFDE
- the traI gene encoding TraI/MobA(P) family conjugative relaxase, coding for MIVKKIRSYKAKNKAASIRALVDYIREPHNRNPAEKVLYANGRGFFGASHAAQREEMLSLASESVRSRNPVNHYILSWPEGEQPSPEQVEEAVSIFLDELVLSDHQVIYALHKDTDNIHLHLAINRVHPETLKVIEVNKGFDIEAAHRAIARIEHAQGWQPEQNARYQVLENGELGREHREPDRPRQPAQKRRDMEHRTGEKSAVRIAIEEAAQILKQAQSWEQLHRELAEKGMRYEKIGSGATVFVGDIGVKASDVDRNASLAKMQKRLGEYQPAPQRQPVAQREPEPIKDVPGWKEYITGRKAHYEQKSAEKIRMDRQQERERNQLREQQKARRDELLRGNWKGKGEVLNAMRSVIASEQAAEKIALREKHQKEREQWRKRFRPYPDFERWLQIQQRPDLAEQWRYRAAEPQRIEGDRDEPPTVRDIRDFQAEIVGTQVYYRPKEDRGGGRGGVSFVDQGKRIDIYDWRNRDSVLAALQLSAQKWGSFTVTGNDEYKAMCVKLAAEHGFKITNPELQERIQQERQRIQEERAQAMKAEQLKQFERYAEAVGAERYRVTSIKMYPDGKKQTFILDKKDGVTRGFTSEEIAQRMPEMLRLQRRGENLYYTPLSDKKHHILIDDMDREKLERLIHDGYRPAVVLESSPGNYQAIITVPKLGTPHDRDVGNRLSEALNREYGDPKLSGAIHPHRAPGFENRKPKHQREDGSYPEVRLLKAERCECAKTLELARQIDADYQRQAQERAQKALERAAVGDREVQPDALKIDSRASNEAVMAYQRHYRDVVKRQRGGGLDLSRVDSMIAVRMRVTGFAQSAIEGAIRQCAPGIREKEEGRDWDDYAQRTARYAYSVAGDRQAAELEKYRQQWLKLEGRQPQQQKEPVKVQEIERVRSPGMSR
- a CDS encoding AAA family ATPase, which gives rise to MNKIFMVGGGKGGVGKSTVSMALVDSLLERGEQVLLVESDDSNPDTYKALSGIVPCEICNMDTEEGYIKLGGIIEANSQHCIVINTAARATAGLVKHGGILIDVAKEMNREVIMLWPINRQRDSLELLHEFIRNTKGYSATYVIINTYFGEAKKFLRFNESKLKTKVTGAIEFPELNDLVADKIVDERLALSNADQKLKIAERSALRRYREAAHAAFEVLYG
- a CDS encoding MFS transporter — protein: MQACRFICRIGVNLCYRLSTPAHGELHHHETKTTKMKNVNVKLLVSSNFISRLGSSMSNIAFIFGILSVTSSKIDLGLAFTCKTLPFIFFLLYGTAMSGKTKKITIIIRSEVARGVSQLIIGYTIFSGSYNQYLVLLSFFVFGVGEAFFLPSASALVPLIARKDDIKSVNSYIGIYSSIARISGPLIAGLLIEYFNPGLIIIIDGFTYFLSSSLYSMMHVDSDIERKDSTSSNFLSKVRHPIRIIRSSEWLKYVLIQLSVLNILAFAPFTILGPSTFLGRTNGPLTWGSVIAFSGIGSLIGSLVIKRFTINRPVAFLELFILLLSVPLIIISFSSTIPLYIVAGIIYGMAITVIDLYLDISIQRTVRNDMVAQVTSLFIFSSVAMSPIGFLLSGYIGSYLGIRNMLISSSAIIIIYSASMIIKFYKVKE
- a CDS encoding type II toxin-antitoxin system RelB/DinJ family antitoxin, with the translated sequence MAANAFVRARIDESLKNEAAAVLAEMGLTVSDVVRIALTKIAKEKALPFEMRVPNALTAATLERSERGEDVHHAKDAEDLFKQLGI
- a CDS encoding ribbon-helix-helix domain-containing protein, with amino-acid sequence MAITRPKPKDQSTSADAFISGAPDAQRPRGVRKGNKQQISLTISPMLLQKVDELAAELGQSRAAIINMAVYRAVEHGLIIDGLGKNVP